In a genomic window of Quercus lobata isolate SW786 chromosome 4, ValleyOak3.0 Primary Assembly, whole genome shotgun sequence:
- the LOC115987931 gene encoding pentatricopeptide repeat-containing protein At3g61520, mitochondrial, whose product MAISISASKLFKLRLHSPIILRHLSTESNPPPPPPHQDQDQDQDSLITQALQLLQAPDYDSNSNTTTPLQELLFSSSSPSSPFIFRNITRRLSSSSEALKFFHYLQSNSTSQDILPSLSSTFQAIFELASREPDSHNKLLELYGTAKEHNVPLTINAATLLIRCLGRAGMVDQVLVVVKEVDPSLKNTHFCNVVIDVMFRLGRVDDALKVLDEMLQPDSECPPNDSTGDIIFGAMLRREWRGRSINDEEIVGLVSKFGEHDVFPDTFQLTQLITKFCRNRKTGRAWDLLHDVMKSGGVVEAASCNALLTGLGKGGDFERMNNLTTEMKEMNIQPNVVTFGILINLMCKSRRVDDALEVFKKMKEGSDGVLVEPDAIMYNTLIDGLCKVGRQEEGLSLVEQMRSQNGCAPNTVTYNCLIDGFCKSGEIERAQELFDQMNRESVFPNVITLNTLIDGMCRHGRINSAVEFLNDMQSKGVKGNAVTYAILINAFCNVNNIDKAMEFFDQMSNSGCSPDAIVYYTLISGLSQAGRMDDASSVVSKLKEVGFCLDTVCYNVLIGGFCKKNKLDKAYETLKEMEEAGVKPDSVTYNTLISYLSKTGNFTTAHRVMRKMIKEGLKPTVVTYGALIHAYCLIGKIDEGMKIFRDMGSASKVPPNTVIYNILIDSLCKNDDVEHALSLMDDMKVKGVKPNITTYNAIFKGLRDKNLLEKAFELMDRMIEQACNPDYITMEVLTEWLSAVGETGKLKKFVQGYEVSASSA is encoded by the coding sequence ATGGCCATATCAATCTCAGCATCAAAACTGTTCAAACTCCGCCTACACTCTCCGATCATCCTCCGCCACCTCTCCACCGAATCCAaccccccaccaccaccaccacaccaagACCAAGACCAAGACCAAGACTCCCTAATAACCCAAGCTCTCCAACTCCTCCAAGCCCCCGATTATGACTCCAACTCCAACACCACCACGCCACTGCAGGAGCtcctcttttcctcttcttctccttcatctcctTTCATTTTCCGCAACATCACTCGTCGCTTATCCTCTTCTTCTGAAGCCCTCAAGTTCTTCCACTACCTTCAATCCAACTCTACTTCACAAGACATCTTACCCTCTTTGTCTTCCACCTTCCAAGCCATCTTCGAGCTCGCTAGCCGCGAACCCGATTCGCATAACAAGTTGTTAGAACTTTATGGCACGGCTAAAGAGCATAATGTCCCACTTACTATCAATGCTGCAACACTTCTTATTAGGTGCTTGGGAAGAGCTGGAATGGTGGACCAGGTCCTTGTTGTGGTTAAAGAAGTAGACCCTTCTTTGAAAAACACGCATTTTTGCAATGTGGTGATCGATGTGATGTTTAGATTGGGGCGTGTTGATGATGCACTCAAGGTGCTCGACGAAATGCTTCAACCGGATTCAGAGTGCCCACCTAATGACTCTACGGGTGATATTATATTTGGGGCCATGTTGAGGAGGGAGTGGCGTGGGAGGAGTATCAACGACGAGGAAATTGTTGGGTTGGTGTCAAAATTTGGCGAACACGATGTGTTCCCTGATACGTTTCAACTTACACAGTTGATTACTAAATTTTGTAGGAATAGAAAGACAGGTCGTGCTTGGGATCTTTTACATGATGTGATGAAGTCTGGTGGTGTGGTGGAAGCTGCTTCTTGCAATGCGCTTTTGACGGGTTTGGGAAAAGGTGGGGATTTTGAGAGGATGAATAACCTTACTACGGAGATGAAAGAGATGAATATTCAACCTAATGTGGTGACTTTTGGGATTCTTATTAATCTTATGTGCAAGTCTCGGAGGGTCGATGACGCATTGgaggttttcaagaaaatgaaagaagggAGTGATGGGGTCTTGGTTGAACCTGATGCGATCATGTATAATACTCTCATTGATGGACTTTGTAAAGTTGGGAGGCAAGAAGAAGGGTTGAGTTTGGTGGAACAGATGAGATCACAAAACGGATGTGCACCAAATACCGTTACCTATAATTGCTTGATTGATGGGTTCTGCAAATCTGGCGAAATTGAGAGGGCACAGGAGCTGTTTGATCAGATGAATAGGGAAAGCGTGTTTCCTAATGTGATAACCCTTAATACTTTAATTGATGGTATGTGCAGACATGGGCGGATCAATAGTGCAGTTGAGTTCCTCAATGACATGCAAAGTAAAGGTGTGAAAGGCAATGCAGTCACATATGCAATCTTGATTAATGCCTTTTGTAATGTCAACAATATTGATAAAGCAATGGAATTTTTCGATCAAATGTCAAATTCTGGATGCTCCCCCGATGCAATTGTTTATTACACCTTGATCTCAGGTTTGAGCCAAGCTGGAAGGATGGATGATGCCAGCTCTGTTGTATCAAAGTTGAAAGAAGTTGGGTTCTGCCTTGATACTGTGTGCTACAATGTTCTAATTGGTGGGTTCTGCAAGAAGAATAAGTTGGATAAAGCATATGAGACGCTCAAGGAAATGGAGGAAGCTGGAGTTAAGCCTGATAGTGTCACGTATAACACCTTGATCTCCTATTTGAGCAAAACTGGGAATTTTACAACCGCCCATAGAGTGATGAGAAAGATGATTAAGGAGGGTCTTAAACCCACTGTTGTCACTTATGGTGCACTAATACATGCATATTGCTTAATTGGCAAAATAGATGAAGGCATGAAAATCTTTAGAGATATGGGTTCTGCATCAAAGGTTCCTCCCAACACCGTAATATACAATATTCTTATAGATTCTCTCTGCAAGAATGATGATGTAGAACATGCTCTTTCTCTGATGGATGATATGAAGGTTAAAGGGGTGAAGCCCAATATTACCACATACAATGCTATCTTCAAAGGCCTCCGGGACAAAAATTTATTAGAGAAAGCATTTGAACTTATGGACAGAATGATTGAACAGGCTTGTAATCCTGATTATATAACCATGGAGGTGCTTACTGAGTGGCTTTCTGCAGTTGGTGAAACAGGAAAGTTGAAAAAATTTGTGCAAGGATATGAGGTTTCTGCTTCTAGTGCATAA